One Stenotrophomonas oahuensis genomic region harbors:
- the xylB gene encoding xylulokinase produces the protein MDLVAGIDAGTQSLKVVVYDAAGQAIVAAASAPLELSSGSDGSREQRPADWVAALHACFSALDPGIRANIAALAVSGQQHGFVPVDAAGEVLAPAKLWCDTSTSAECVQIMDAVGGPARTIELAGNPVLTGYTASKLPWTKAHRPEAYARLATILLPHDYLNFVLTGQRFCEYGDASGTGWLDVRTRTWSNELLRATDPDRDLAECLPPIAGPDALFGVDPATAAALGIPAAAKVAVGGGDNMMAAIGTGCVVPGRLAMSLGTSGTLFAYSDTPVVDPEGAWAAFCSSTGGWLPLICTMNCTVVTEQVAKAFGFSTRDGDAHLRATAPGAEGLVMLPFLNGERTPDLPHGKGVLAGLDTTNMTPAHLYRAAMEGATYSLKYGYDAFVRAGMQFDRIVLTGGGSNSAEWRQLVADVFGLPVEVPVQAEGAAFGAALQALWALGRSRGDAASIHDITDRHVALEASLSARPDPARSQAYASAYTRYLRHLDAITPLQRG, from the coding sequence ATGGATCTGGTTGCGGGAATTGATGCGGGTACGCAAAGCCTGAAGGTGGTGGTCTACGACGCGGCCGGGCAGGCCATCGTGGCCGCTGCAAGCGCGCCGCTCGAACTGAGCAGCGGCAGCGATGGCAGCCGTGAACAACGGCCAGCCGACTGGGTTGCGGCGCTGCATGCGTGTTTCAGCGCACTGGACCCCGGCATACGCGCGAACATCGCCGCACTGGCGGTGTCGGGCCAGCAACACGGCTTCGTGCCAGTGGATGCGGCGGGGGAGGTGCTGGCACCGGCCAAACTCTGGTGCGATACCAGCACCTCGGCCGAGTGCGTGCAGATCATGGACGCGGTGGGCGGACCCGCCCGCACCATTGAACTGGCGGGCAATCCGGTGCTGACCGGTTACACGGCGTCGAAGCTGCCGTGGACCAAGGCGCATCGCCCTGAAGCCTACGCGCGCCTGGCGACCATCCTGCTGCCCCACGACTACCTCAACTTCGTGCTGACCGGCCAGCGCTTCTGCGAATACGGGGACGCCTCCGGTACCGGCTGGCTGGACGTGCGCACCCGCACCTGGTCCAACGAACTGCTGCGTGCCACCGATCCGGATCGGGACCTTGCGGAATGCCTGCCGCCCATCGCCGGGCCTGATGCCTTGTTCGGCGTGGATCCTGCCACCGCTGCTGCACTCGGCATCCCGGCTGCCGCGAAAGTGGCGGTCGGAGGCGGCGACAACATGATGGCTGCCATTGGTACCGGGTGCGTCGTCCCCGGGCGTCTGGCCATGAGCCTCGGCACCTCCGGAACCTTGTTTGCCTACTCCGATACCCCGGTGGTGGACCCGGAAGGCGCGTGGGCCGCGTTCTGTTCCTCCACCGGCGGCTGGCTGCCGCTGATCTGCACCATGAACTGCACGGTGGTGACCGAGCAGGTCGCCAAGGCCTTCGGATTCAGCACCCGTGATGGCGATGCGCACCTGCGCGCCACCGCGCCAGGTGCCGAGGGGCTGGTGATGCTGCCGTTCCTCAACGGCGAGCGCACCCCGGATCTGCCGCACGGTAAAGGCGTTCTGGCGGGCCTGGATACCACCAACATGACCCCGGCGCACCTCTACCGCGCGGCGATGGAAGGGGCTACGTACAGCCTGAAGTACGGCTACGACGCATTCGTGCGTGCCGGCATGCAGTTCGACCGCATTGTGTTGACCGGCGGCGGCAGCAACAGTGCCGAGTGGCGCCAGCTGGTCGCCGATGTATTCGGCCTGCCGGTGGAGGTGCCAGTGCAGGCCGAAGGCGCAGCGTTCGGTGCTGCGCTGCAGGCACTGTGGGCGCTGGGCCGTTCGCGCGGCGATGCGGCCTCCATCCACGACATCACCGATCGGCACGTCGCGCTGGAGGCATCGCTTTCGGCACGCCCGGACCCGGCACGCAGCCAGGCCTATGCCAGCGCCTACACACGCTATCTGCGCCACCTCGACGCCATCACGCCGCTGCAGCGCGGCTGA
- a CDS encoding tryptophan halogenase family protein — protein sequence MNAAETTEGRIRRVVIAGGGTAGWLAGCALSHQFRDQLEITLVESEQIGTVGVGESTVPPIRTFHRFLQIDEQEFLREVAGTFKLSISFENWRRPGERFFHPFGTIGQNTWATPFHHFWLDSLRRGMPSDLGDFCLESLASRGDQFSLDTQPQVSYAYHFDAGLYAKFLRRRAEAQGLRRVEGKIREVRQHAHDGSVQALVLEDGQVIEGDLFIDCTGFRGLLIEQTLKTGYEDWHEWLPSDRAVAVQTESVAPPVPYTRAIAHEAGWRWHIALQHRVGCGLVFSSRHMSDDEAHAKLLRDVDGEPLRDPWLVPFRSGRRLKAWNQNVVSLGLASGFIEPLESTSIHLTISAVVRLIQLFPSDGISPSLVRLFNEVSQQEMEHVRDFIILHYHATQRDEPMWKACREMALPDSLDIRLRAWRERAHAWQDPGELFRVDSWTSVLMGQGIQPGAPHPLARALSDPDLRTLLTRIQQPLHQAVARMPSQDRFIEQYCRAAPDVWPSRVAMA from the coding sequence TTGAACGCTGCTGAGACAACCGAAGGACGGATCCGCAGGGTGGTCATTGCCGGCGGTGGCACGGCTGGCTGGCTGGCCGGCTGCGCGCTGTCGCATCAGTTCCGTGACCAGCTGGAGATCACCCTGGTGGAGTCGGAGCAGATTGGAACTGTGGGGGTAGGCGAGTCGACGGTACCGCCCATCCGCACCTTCCACCGCTTCCTGCAGATCGACGAACAGGAGTTCCTGCGCGAAGTGGCCGGCACGTTCAAACTCTCGATCTCATTTGAGAACTGGCGTCGGCCCGGCGAACGGTTCTTCCATCCGTTCGGCACCATCGGCCAGAACACCTGGGCCACGCCGTTCCATCACTTCTGGCTGGACAGCCTGCGTCGCGGCATGCCGTCGGACCTGGGCGACTTCTGCCTGGAGAGCCTGGCCTCGCGCGGGGACCAGTTCTCGCTGGATACCCAGCCGCAGGTGAGCTACGCCTACCACTTCGATGCCGGGCTATACGCCAAGTTCCTGCGGCGCAGGGCAGAAGCGCAAGGGCTGAGGCGCGTGGAAGGCAAGATCCGCGAAGTCCGGCAGCACGCACATGACGGTTCGGTGCAGGCACTGGTGCTGGAGGACGGGCAGGTCATCGAAGGCGATCTGTTCATCGACTGCACCGGCTTCCGCGGCCTGCTCATCGAGCAGACACTGAAGACCGGCTACGAGGACTGGCACGAATGGCTGCCCAGTGACCGCGCCGTGGCCGTGCAGACCGAATCGGTGGCACCGCCGGTGCCGTATACGCGCGCGATCGCACATGAAGCGGGCTGGCGTTGGCATATCGCACTGCAGCACCGGGTCGGCTGCGGGCTGGTGTTTTCCAGCCGTCACATGTCCGACGACGAGGCGCATGCCAAGTTGCTGCGTGATGTGGACGGCGAACCACTGCGTGACCCGTGGCTGGTGCCGTTCCGCAGCGGGCGCCGGCTGAAGGCCTGGAACCAGAATGTGGTGTCGCTGGGCCTGGCCAGCGGTTTCATCGAGCCGCTTGAGTCCACCAGCATCCACCTGACCATCAGCGCCGTGGTACGGCTGATCCAGTTGTTCCCGTCCGATGGCATCAGCCCGTCGCTGGTGCGGCTGTTCAACGAGGTCAGCCAGCAGGAAATGGAGCACGTGCGCGACTTCATCATCCTGCACTACCACGCCACCCAGCGCGACGAGCCGATGTGGAAGGCATGTCGCGAGATGGCCCTGCCGGATTCGCTGGACATCCGCCTGCGTGCCTGGCGCGAGCGGGCGCACGCGTGGCAGGACCCGGGCGAACTGTTCCGCGTGGATTCCTGGACCAGTGTATTGATGGGGCAGGGGATCCAGCCCGGTGCCCCGCATCCATTGGCGCGTGCCCTGAGCGACCCCGATCTGCGCACCTTGCTGACGCGCATCCAGCAGCCGCTGCATCAGGCGGTTGCCCGGATGCCCTCGCAGGACAGGTTCATCGAGCAGTACTGCAGGGCGGCACCGGACGTGTGGCCGTCGCGCGTGGCCATGGCATAG
- a CDS encoding cupin-like domain-containing protein, translating to MLHGVAMRSLDGLDPAALPMEALVAAGEPVVLRGIARDWALVQAGRRSTADALDYLRGFDAGVPVQYSFGAPEINGRPFYNADFTQLNFEVRRGVLGAVLDEIAGTFDVPRPPTYYVASLLIERALPGFAQDNDAGLAALGINASASIWIGNRVTASCHFDTPDNLACCAVGRRRFTLFPPDQIDNLYPGPLEPTPGGQVVSVVDFDQPDFDRHPRFREALASAQSAVLEPGDGIFIPSMWWHHVRSLEPFNVLVNYWWRSSPAFLSSPLPALQHAMWALRDLPEREKQAWAKIFEYYVFGPGERAGQHLPEAARGELAPFDESQARRVRAQLLGRLNR from the coding sequence ATGCTGCACGGCGTTGCCATGCGGTCGCTGGACGGGTTGGATCCCGCCGCGCTGCCCATGGAGGCACTGGTGGCCGCCGGTGAGCCGGTGGTGTTGCGCGGCATTGCACGGGACTGGGCGCTGGTCCAGGCAGGGCGACGGTCCACTGCAGACGCGCTGGATTATCTTCGGGGTTTCGACGCCGGCGTACCGGTGCAGTATTCATTCGGCGCGCCCGAGATCAACGGCCGCCCGTTCTACAACGCAGACTTCACCCAGTTGAACTTCGAGGTCCGGCGCGGGGTGCTGGGCGCGGTGCTGGATGAGATTGCCGGCACCTTCGACGTTCCGCGCCCACCCACCTACTATGTGGCCTCGCTGCTGATCGAGCGGGCCTTGCCCGGCTTCGCCCAGGACAACGACGCCGGCCTTGCAGCGCTGGGCATCAATGCGTCGGCCAGCATCTGGATCGGCAACCGGGTCACCGCCTCCTGCCATTTCGACACACCGGACAACCTGGCCTGCTGCGCCGTCGGCCGGCGCCGGTTCACCCTGTTTCCACCGGATCAGATCGACAACCTCTATCCGGGGCCGCTGGAACCGACCCCAGGCGGACAGGTGGTCAGCGTAGTGGATTTCGACCAGCCGGATTTCGACCGCCACCCACGCTTCCGTGAAGCATTGGCAAGCGCGCAGAGCGCGGTGCTGGAGCCCGGCGATGGGATCTTCATTCCCAGCATGTGGTGGCATCACGTGCGCAGCCTCGAGCCGTTCAACGTGCTGGTGAATTACTGGTGGCGCAGCTCGCCGGCCTTCCTGTCTTCACCTCTGCCTGCGCTGCAGCACGCCATGTGGGCACTGCGCGATCTTCCGGAACGGGAAAAGCAGGCGTGGGCAAAGATCTTCGAGTACTACGTTTTCGGTCCTGGCGAGCGGGCGGGGCAGCACCTGCCCGAGGCCGCACGCGGGGAACTGGCACCGTTCGACGAGTCGCAGGCACGCCGTGTGCGCGCCCAGCTGCTGGGTCGACTCAATCGTTGA
- a CDS encoding SapC family protein yields MARYEMLNNIAHRDLRVATGFGPEFGDAVGMVPAYPSEFAELQREYPIFLRKDAATGEWQSVALLGFEQHENLYLQDGRWNASYLPGAAAKGPFLIGFQEQRIDGALTQEAVLHVDLDHPRVSAVQGEPVFLPQGGNTPYLDHIAGVLRGIHDGHAYGTQMFATLDAKGLIQPVALDVQLDPQHRVNVNGLHAIDRDRLAQLDGAALAELNRAGYLEGVYLMLASLHNMRRLIAEKQRRLRVQDAAMSSRN; encoded by the coding sequence ATGGCGCGTTACGAAATGCTCAACAACATTGCCCACCGGGACCTGCGCGTGGCCACCGGTTTCGGGCCCGAGTTTGGTGACGCGGTGGGCATGGTGCCGGCGTACCCAAGCGAGTTCGCGGAGCTGCAGCGTGAGTACCCGATCTTCCTGAGGAAAGACGCCGCTACCGGGGAATGGCAGTCGGTAGCGCTGCTCGGTTTCGAACAGCACGAGAATCTGTACCTGCAGGACGGGCGCTGGAATGCGTCCTACCTGCCTGGCGCGGCAGCCAAAGGGCCGTTCCTGATCGGTTTTCAGGAGCAGCGCATCGACGGCGCGCTGACCCAGGAGGCGGTACTCCACGTGGATCTGGATCATCCGCGGGTGTCCGCGGTGCAGGGTGAGCCGGTGTTTCTGCCGCAGGGCGGCAATACACCTTATCTCGACCATATTGCCGGCGTGCTGCGCGGCATCCACGATGGGCATGCATACGGCACGCAGATGTTCGCGACGCTCGATGCCAAGGGCTTGATCCAGCCGGTGGCGCTGGACGTGCAGCTCGACCCGCAGCACCGGGTGAACGTCAATGGGCTGCATGCCATCGACCGGGATCGGCTGGCCCAGCTGGACGGCGCGGCGCTGGCCGAACTGAATCGTGCCGGCTATCTGGAAGGGGTGTATCTGATGCTGGCGTCGCTGCACAACATGCGCCGCCTGATCGCTGAGAAGCAGCGACGCCTGCGCGTGCAGGACGCTGCCATGTCCAGCAGGAACTGA
- a CDS encoding TonB-dependent receptor: MSRKLAKFKSRAMFTFVGGILVINPAFAQDATTADPAPQQQQAQSSPTQLDTVQVTGIRNSLSQAMDIKRDSAGVVDAISAEDIGKFPDTNLAESLQRITGISIERRDGEGAQVTARGFGPQFNMVTLNGRQMPGADAFGAAGQVAIGGIDGGTRAFNFAQLAAEAINGIEVYKTSQANVPSGGIGATINILTARPFDHNGLVASAGAKAVYDDSQPFDNDLTPELSGIFSYSNPDKTWGVGVSASYQKRKGGSVQATNNYWNIQPWTGTLPGNPTVTNAPAIGALYARPNDLRYAFSEFERERINGQAVLQFAPTDAVTLTLDYTYSTNEIEENRGEQGMWLQNSNYTDVTFDTSGAIATPVYIREIAGTKDFGLEQQRSMQKYKLGSLGFNAKWDVTDRFKLSFDAHNSKNESRPNDPLTGGGSIFSSIAGTNNCTTGPHCGGSYVQEMVFNNGLPVGTKVWYPTTADAIAGTNGVVNPAFESGEIGSQVLRINSQTQISEIKQGRVDGEWSFDSGRFQFGVDSSKQTTHRIQAAENYNTLGDWGVANVDGDVANGLMDLLQPVNIVGLFDDYSANSFTAWRGDAGRLAQWAAANYGANLGVSPQNAADNRVEEKTKSAYFQIELDGELGGMRTNTRLGVRYETTDVVSTSIIAIPEAIEWQSNNDFRVVLSDEQQPFTEKNKYSYILPNLDFSIDLMDDLKGRVSFGKSIARAPIGNLYAGPTAQQPFGSVLIDPSVRASGTAQNPQLKPLESDNLDLALEWYFADASYVSVTYWNKQVANFIGNTIVQENLYGLRDPTSGPDAQAALAFLTSGACVSQVGAANAAACNANDTALFTALALLRNNPAGLGAYNGTDAQVLATEAAYDLYGTAADPLYQFNVNRPINQNESKLHGWELGGQYFFGDTGFGVLANYTIVNGDVGYNDAGDPNIDQFSLTGLSDTANVMLMYEKYGWSVRLAWNWRDEYLILANQGASRNPYYVEEYDQWDLSVNYTLNDNWSFGLEAINLTGEDVRWRSRTSQMIVKLADQSPRYMLGVRYRF, encoded by the coding sequence ATGAGCCGCAAGCTGGCGAAGTTCAAATCCCGGGCCATGTTCACCTTCGTGGGTGGCATCCTGGTCATCAATCCGGCGTTCGCGCAGGACGCCACCACCGCGGATCCTGCGCCGCAACAGCAGCAGGCCCAGTCCAGCCCGACGCAGCTGGACACGGTGCAGGTCACCGGCATCCGCAACAGCCTCAGCCAGGCCATGGATATCAAGCGCGACTCGGCCGGCGTGGTCGACGCGATCAGTGCCGAGGACATCGGCAAGTTCCCTGATACCAACCTGGCCGAGTCGCTGCAACGCATCACCGGCATCTCGATCGAGCGTCGTGACGGCGAAGGCGCCCAGGTGACCGCGCGAGGCTTCGGCCCGCAGTTCAACATGGTGACCCTCAACGGGCGCCAGATGCCGGGTGCGGACGCCTTCGGTGCGGCAGGGCAGGTGGCCATCGGCGGCATTGATGGCGGTACCCGCGCGTTCAACTTTGCCCAGCTGGCCGCAGAGGCCATCAACGGCATCGAGGTGTACAAGACCAGCCAGGCCAATGTGCCCAGCGGTGGCATCGGTGCCACCATCAACATCCTGACGGCGCGTCCGTTCGATCATAACGGCCTGGTCGCCAGTGCCGGAGCAAAGGCGGTCTACGACGACAGCCAGCCGTTCGACAACGACCTGACCCCGGAACTGTCCGGCATCTTCAGCTACAGCAATCCGGACAAGACCTGGGGCGTCGGGGTCAGCGCCAGCTACCAGAAGCGCAAGGGTGGTTCGGTGCAGGCCACCAACAACTACTGGAACATCCAGCCGTGGACCGGCACCCTGCCGGGCAACCCGACCGTGACCAATGCGCCGGCCATTGGGGCGCTGTATGCGCGCCCGAATGACCTTCGCTATGCGTTCTCCGAGTTCGAACGCGAGCGTATCAATGGTCAGGCGGTGTTGCAGTTTGCTCCCACCGACGCGGTGACCCTGACCCTGGACTACACCTATTCGACCAACGAGATCGAAGAGAATCGTGGCGAGCAGGGCATGTGGCTGCAGAACAGCAACTACACCGACGTCACCTTCGATACCAGCGGTGCAATTGCCACGCCTGTGTACATCCGGGAAATCGCCGGCACCAAGGACTTCGGGCTTGAACAGCAGCGCAGCATGCAGAAGTACAAGCTGGGCTCGCTCGGTTTCAATGCCAAGTGGGACGTCACCGACCGGTTCAAGCTGAGCTTTGACGCGCACAATTCGAAGAACGAAAGCCGGCCGAACGATCCGCTGACCGGCGGCGGCTCCATCTTCTCCAGCATCGCCGGCACCAACAACTGCACCACCGGGCCGCATTGCGGTGGCTCCTATGTGCAGGAGATGGTGTTCAACAATGGTCTGCCGGTAGGCACCAAGGTCTGGTATCCGACCACGGCCGATGCGATCGCCGGCACCAACGGAGTGGTCAATCCCGCCTTCGAGTCGGGTGAAATCGGTTCGCAGGTGCTGCGCATCAACTCGCAGACCCAGATCAGCGAGATCAAGCAGGGTCGCGTTGACGGTGAATGGAGCTTCGACTCAGGCCGTTTCCAGTTTGGCGTCGATTCCAGCAAGCAGACCACCCACCGCATCCAGGCCGCGGAGAACTACAACACCCTGGGCGACTGGGGCGTGGCCAATGTTGACGGAGATGTGGCCAACGGGCTGATGGACCTGCTGCAGCCGGTCAACATCGTAGGCCTGTTCGACGACTACAGCGCCAACAGCTTCACCGCCTGGCGCGGCGATGCCGGCCGGCTCGCGCAGTGGGCGGCAGCCAATTACGGTGCCAACCTGGGCGTCAGCCCGCAGAATGCGGCCGACAACCGGGTGGAGGAAAAGACCAAGTCGGCTTACTTCCAGATCGAGCTGGACGGCGAACTGGGCGGCATGCGCACCAATACGCGATTGGGCGTGCGCTATGAAACCACCGACGTGGTGTCGACGTCGATCATCGCCATTCCCGAGGCGATCGAGTGGCAGTCGAACAACGACTTCCGCGTGGTTCTGTCCGATGAGCAGCAGCCGTTCACCGAGAAGAATAAGTACAGCTACATCCTGCCCAATCTCGATTTCAGCATCGACCTCATGGACGATCTGAAGGGCCGCGTTTCGTTCGGCAAGAGCATCGCGCGCGCGCCGATCGGCAACCTGTACGCAGGCCCGACCGCACAGCAACCGTTTGGCTCGGTGCTGATCGACCCCTCTGTGCGAGCCAGCGGCACGGCACAGAACCCGCAGTTGAAGCCGCTGGAATCGGATAACCTGGATCTGGCGCTGGAGTGGTACTTCGCCGACGCAAGCTACGTGTCGGTGACGTACTGGAACAAGCAGGTGGCCAATTTCATCGGCAACACCATTGTGCAGGAGAATCTGTACGGCCTGCGTGATCCTACCTCTGGTCCTGATGCACAGGCGGCGCTTGCCTTCCTGACGAGTGGCGCATGCGTCAGCCAGGTGGGCGCGGCCAATGCAGCGGCCTGTAATGCCAATGACACCGCGCTGTTCACCGCGCTGGCGCTGTTGCGCAACAACCCGGCCGGGTTGGGAGCCTACAACGGTACAGATGCACAGGTTCTGGCCACCGAAGCGGCCTACGACCTGTATGGCACGGCGGCCGACCCGCTGTACCAGTTCAACGTCAACCGCCCCATCAACCAGAACGAATCCAAGCTGCACGGCTGGGAACTGGGCGGGCAGTACTTCTTCGGGGACACCGGGTTCGGCGTGCTGGCCAACTACACCATCGTCAACGGCGACGTGGGCTACAACGATGCAGGTGATCCGAACATCGACCAGTTCTCGCTCACTGGCCTGAGCGATACCGCCAATGTGATGCTGATGTATGAAAAGTATGGCTGGTCGGTCCGCCTGGCCTGGAACTGGCGCGACGAGTACCTGATCCTGGCCAACCAGGGCGCCAGCCGAAACCCGTACTATGTGGAAGAGTACGATCAGTGGGATCTCAGCGTGAACTACACGCTGAATGACAACTGGTCGTTCGGACTGGAAGCAATCAACCTGACTGGTGAGGACGTCCGTTGGCGTTCGCGCACTTCGCAGATGATCGTGAAACTGGCTGACCAGAGTCCGCGTTACATGCTGGGCGTTCGCTACAGGTTCTGA
- a CDS encoding LacI family DNA-binding transcriptional regulator — protein sequence MKNSSKAVRRKASAITIDEVAAHAGVSAMTVSRVMNGHASVRESNRDRVLRSVRELDYRPNPAASALAAAQHVSIALIYTNPSSSYLRELLVGALRGSTRAAAQLMIATWDGLDAKARREAARQLAENVAGVILPPPLCESRAIVMEFVQAGIPVVAIASGHLSDKVSCVRIDDHRASYDMVTHLIAQGHRRIGYIKGDPNQTASAHRWLGYLDALSAAGIQFDDSVVQPGHFTYRSGLQAAERLLSLRNRPTAIFASNDDMASAVVSVAHRRGLDVPGDLSVVGFDDTSAATMVWPELTTLHQPVAEMADAAVEILLREIRQAPGSGRGIVNRVLPHRLILRGSVSKPSG from the coding sequence GTGAAAAACAGCAGCAAGGCGGTCCGACGGAAAGCGAGTGCAATCACCATTGATGAAGTAGCCGCGCATGCAGGCGTGTCTGCGATGACGGTTTCGCGTGTAATGAATGGGCACGCCAGCGTGCGCGAAAGCAATCGCGACCGGGTACTGCGCAGCGTGCGTGAACTGGACTATCGCCCCAACCCCGCGGCCAGTGCACTGGCTGCCGCACAGCATGTTTCCATTGCGCTGATCTACACCAATCCCAGTTCAAGCTATCTGCGCGAACTGCTCGTCGGTGCGCTGCGCGGCTCTACACGGGCTGCCGCGCAGCTGATGATCGCCACCTGGGACGGGTTGGACGCCAAGGCACGCCGCGAGGCCGCGCGACAGCTCGCCGAGAATGTGGCGGGTGTCATCCTGCCACCGCCGCTATGCGAATCACGCGCCATCGTCATGGAGTTTGTTCAAGCCGGCATTCCAGTGGTGGCGATTGCCTCGGGCCATCTGAGCGACAAGGTGTCCTGCGTGCGCATCGACGATCACCGCGCCAGCTACGACATGGTGACGCATCTGATTGCACAGGGGCACCGGCGTATCGGCTACATCAAGGGCGACCCCAACCAGACCGCAAGCGCGCATCGCTGGCTGGGGTATCTGGATGCCCTCTCAGCGGCGGGTATCCAGTTCGATGACAGCGTTGTCCAGCCAGGTCATTTCACCTACCGCTCCGGGTTGCAGGCCGCGGAGCGGTTGTTGTCACTGCGTAATCGGCCCACAGCGATCTTTGCCAGCAACGACGACATGGCCTCGGCGGTGGTTTCGGTCGCGCACCGGCGCGGGCTGGACGTGCCCGGTGATCTTTCGGTGGTGGGGTTCGATGACACGTCGGCCGCGACCATGGTGTGGCCGGAACTGACTACCCTGCATCAGCCGGTGGCGGAGATGGCGGATGCAGCGGTTGAGATTCTGCTGCGGGAGATACGGCAAGCGCCGGGTTCAGGGCGCGGCATCGTCAACCGGGTGTTGCCGCACCGGTTGATCCTGCGCGGGTCGGTGTCCAAACCGTCCGGCTGA
- a CDS encoding tautomerase family protein, whose translation MPVVRIDLIKRDDPTLGRRIGEVVYAAMRETINVPDRDNFQLITEHDAAHFVFDDSYLGIERTDAMVFIHLTISEGRSVELKKALFQAIADGVHEKIGLRKEDVFIYLVEVRKENWSFGNGVAQYVT comes from the coding sequence ATGCCTGTAGTGCGGATTGACCTGATCAAGCGCGACGACCCGACGCTGGGCCGCCGGATTGGCGAGGTGGTTTACGCGGCCATGCGCGAAACCATCAACGTGCCCGACCGTGACAACTTCCAGTTGATCACCGAGCATGATGCCGCGCATTTCGTGTTCGACGACAGCTACCTGGGCATTGAGCGCACCGACGCGATGGTGTTCATCCATCTCACCATCAGTGAAGGCCGAAGCGTCGAGTTGAAGAAGGCGCTGTTCCAGGCGATTGCCGACGGTGTCCACGAGAAGATCGGACTCCGCAAGGAGGATGTCTTCATCTACCTCGTGGAGGTCAGGAAGGAGAACTGGTCATTCGGCAATGGTGTGGCTCAGTATGTGACCTGA